In Rhodanobacter humi, the genomic stretch CTGGCGCCGCCTCGCGCTGCTCCGGCGAAACGGCGTCGCGCAGCAGCATGCGGCAATCGCCCACGCTCAGCATGTCGCCGGGGCGCAGCAGGGCGCGTTCGCGCACCGGCCGCGCGTTCACGTACACGCGGGTGGCCGAGGGCAACACCTGCAGCACCCAGCCGCGGCTGTCCTGCTCGATGCGCAGGTGCCGAGGCGCGGCCTGCGCCGCCGACAGCACCAGGTCGTTGTCCGCCGCACTGCCGATCCGCAATTGTGGTTCGGCCCACAGGAAATCTTCGCGGGCGGAATGGAGAAACTCGATGCGCATTGCCGTACCAATCCATTGACCACGGCACTCTAGCATGCGATTCCTGAGCACCCGTTCACGCTTTTGCGCCGATGCACGCCACGTCGAATCGCGGCGCGCGAAGGCTTATCATGCCCGCCCCGACGGAGCCCCGCATGCCCAGCATCGACATCCACCGCCCCCACCGCCTGCCGCTGCCGGAAGCCCGCGCCGTGGTCGAGAAAGTGGCTGCGCGCATGCACGAGAAGTTCGATCTCGAAGGTCGCTGGCAGGGCGACACCCTGCACTTCTCCCGTCCTGGCGTGAAGGGCCAGATCGCCGTGGAAAGCGATGCGATACGAGTGCGCGCCGAGCTGGGCCTGCTGCTGTCCCCGCTCAAAGGCATGATCGAGCAGGAGATCCGGCGCAAGCTCGACGAGCACTTCGCCTGACGGCCTGATTTTGATCGCAGGCCCGACCGTGGCATACTTGCCGGCTTACGCGGTCATCACGGCCGCGCGCGACCCGGACCACATGGCCAAAGACGACGTCATCGAAATGGAAGGCACGGTCCTGGAGACCCTGCCCAACACCATGTTCCGCGTGCAGCTGGAGAACGGGCACGTGGTCATCGCCCACATCTCCGGGCGCATGCGCAAGCATTACATCCGCATCCTCACGGGCGACAAGGTCAAGATCGAAATGACCCCGTACGACCTGAGCAAGGGGCGGATCACGTATCGCATGAAATAAGGCGGCAACCGCATCGGATGAAAAGTGCAGCCATGGATGGCTGCCCGTGTGACGTTCGCGATCAAGGATGATCGCAAAAGATTATGAAAAGGCCGCGCATCGCGCGGCCTTTTGTGTTGCCCGGTGTTGCCGGCCGACGATCACTCCACCACGGCCGGCAGCTTCTCGGCGGCCTCGCAGCCCACCACCAGCTCGCCGTCCTTCACGCCCAGCGTCACCTTGCCGCCATCGGCCAGCTTGCCGAACAGCAACTCGTCGGCCAGTGCGCGCTTCACCTTTTCCTGGATCACCCGCGCCATCGGGCGGGCGCCCATCTGCGCGTCGAAGCCGTGCTCGGCCAGCCAGCGGCGTGCTTCGGCGTCCACGTCCAGGCTGACACGCTTCTCGGTCAGCTGGGCCTCCAGCTCGATCAGGAACTTGTCCACCACGCGCAGGATGTGCTCGAAGTCCAGCGCGTTGAACTGGATGATCGCATCCAGCCGGTTGCGGAACTCCGGCGTGAAGCTGCGACGGATCACCTCCAGCGCGTCGGTTTGGTGGCTCTGCGCCACGAAGCCGATGCTGCGCCGTGCCGCCTGCGCCGCGCCGGCATTGGTGGTCATCACCACGATCACGTTCTTGAAATTCGCCTCGCGCCCGTTGGTGTCGGTGAGCACGCCGCGGTCCATCACCTGCAGCAGGATGTTGTAGACGTCCGGGTGCGCCTTCTCGATCTCGTCCAGCAGCAGCACCGCGTGCGGATGCTTGGTCACCGCCTCGGTGAGCAGGCCGCCCTGGTCGAAGCCCACGTAACCCGGGGGCGCGCCGACCAGGCGCGAGACCGAGTGCGCCTCCATGTACTCGGACATGTCGAAGCGGATCATCTCGATGCCCAGCTGCAGCGCGAGCTGGCGGGTGACCTCGGTCTTGCCCACGCCGGTGGGGCCGGCGAGCAGGAAGCAGCCGATCGGCTTGGCCGGGTCGGCCAGCCCGGAGCGCGCCATCTTGATCGACGCGGCCAGCGCCTCGATCGCGGTGTCCTGGCCGAACACCACCATCTTCAGGTTGCGCTCCAGGTTCTTCAGCACGTCGCGGTCGGAGGCCGAGACCTGCTTGGCGGGAATGCGCGCCATCTTGGCCACGATGTATTCCACCTCGGGCACGTCCACCTTGCCGCTGCGCTGCTCCTCGGGCAGCAGGCGCTGGCGCGCGCCGGCCTCGTCGATCACGTCGATCGCCTTGTCCGGCAGCAGGCGGTCGGGGATGTGCTTCACCGACAGGTCCACCGCCGCCTTCAGCGACTCGTTGGTATAGATGACGTTGTGGTGTTCCTCGAAACGCGAACGCAGACCCTTGAGGATCTCGATGCTGTCGGCCACCGAAGGCTCGACCACGTCGATCTTCTGGAAGCGCCGCGCCAGCGCACGGTCCTTCTCGAACACGCCGCGGTATTCCTGGAACGTGGTCGAACCGATGCAGCGCAGCTCGCCGGAAGCCAGCAGCGGCTTGATCAGGTTGCTGGCGTCCATGGTGCCGCCCGAGGCGGAGCCGGCGCCGATGATGGTGTGGATCTCGTCGATGAACAGGATCGCGCCCGGCTGCTTCTTCAGCTGGGCGATCACGCCCTTCAGGCGCTTCTCGAAGTCGCCGCGGTACTTGGTGCCGGCCACCAGCGCGCCGAGATCCAGCGCCCAGATCGTGGCGTTTTCCAGCACCGCGGGCACTTCGCCGTCCACGATGCGCTTGGCCAGGCCCTCGGCCAGCGCGGTCTTGCCCACGCCGGCGTCGCCCACGTAGAGCGGGTTGTTCTTGCGGCGGCGGCACAGTACCTGGACGGTGCGCTCGATCTCGTCGGAGCGGCCGATCAGCGGATCGATCTTGCCTTCCAGCGCCAGCTCGTTGAGGTTGCTGGCGTATTCGGACAGCGGATTGCCCTTGGCCTCGCCGCCTTCCTCGCTCTCGCGCTCGCCGCCGCCGGGCGTGCCGGTGGAGGTCTCGTCGCCCACCTTGGCGATGCCGTGCGAGATGTAGTTGACCACGTCCAGCCGGGTGATCTCCTGCTGGTGCAGGAAGTACACGGCGTGGGAATCCTTCTCGCCGAAGATCGCCACCAGCACGTTGGCGCCGGTGACCTCCTTCCGCC encodes the following:
- a CDS encoding polyhydroxyalkanoic acid system family protein; the encoded protein is MPSIDIHRPHRLPLPEARAVVEKVAARMHEKFDLEGRWQGDTLHFSRPGVKGQIAVESDAIRVRAELGLLLSPLKGMIEQEIRRKLDEHFA
- the infA gene encoding translation initiation factor IF-1; the protein is MAKDDVIEMEGTVLETLPNTMFRVQLENGHVVIAHISGRMRKHYIRILTGDKVKIEMTPYDLSKGRITYRMK
- the clpA gene encoding ATP-dependent Clp protease ATP-binding subunit ClpA, which translates into the protein MFSKDLEVTIGQCYKQAREQRHEFMTVEHLLLALTGNQSALGALRACGVDLPRLTHELEKVIAETVPVLPHGDERDTQPTLGFQRVLQRAVYHVQSSGRKEVTGANVLVAIFGEKDSHAVYFLHQQEITRLDVVNYISHGIAKVGDETSTGTPGGGERESEEGGEAKGNPLSEYASNLNELALEGKIDPLIGRSDEIERTVQVLCRRRKNNPLYVGDAGVGKTALAEGLAKRIVDGEVPAVLENATIWALDLGALVAGTKYRGDFEKRLKGVIAQLKKQPGAILFIDEIHTIIGAGSASGGTMDASNLIKPLLASGELRCIGSTTFQEYRGVFEKDRALARRFQKIDVVEPSVADSIEILKGLRSRFEEHHNVIYTNESLKAAVDLSVKHIPDRLLPDKAIDVIDEAGARQRLLPEEQRSGKVDVPEVEYIVAKMARIPAKQVSASDRDVLKNLERNLKMVVFGQDTAIEALAASIKMARSGLADPAKPIGCFLLAGPTGVGKTEVTRQLALQLGIEMIRFDMSEYMEAHSVSRLVGAPPGYVGFDQGGLLTEAVTKHPHAVLLLDEIEKAHPDVYNILLQVMDRGVLTDTNGREANFKNVIVVMTTNAGAAQAARRSIGFVAQSHQTDALEVIRRSFTPEFRNRLDAIIQFNALDFEHILRVVDKFLIELEAQLTEKRVSLDVDAEARRWLAEHGFDAQMGARPMARVIQEKVKRALADELLFGKLADGGKVTLGVKDGELVVGCEAAEKLPAVVE